In Vespa velutina chromosome 1, iVesVel2.1, whole genome shotgun sequence, the genomic stretch cATAAGAAAACTTTATTTACTAACATAGCCTTTTCAGCATTACGTgcctgaaaaaaatataaatcagttttatttaaattatacaaagaaattactttgtttttaatacataagaatatatacataatttatacttaccatatttgtatgtgtgttttaAACTTTGGTTTGAACAAATTGACTTTATTCAATACAAGttcattcaataaataattaatgcattaaattattaatgcataaaaataattagtgcattaaattaattaaaatatttctacaataaccacatgaataaaaaagaatagtaagatttcgtttcattaatgtttatatttttttaggttatattgaaaaatttaacgtATTCAGTCAATACGAATAATAGAACATTTTAAACGTGTGTTTTAATGTTTTtagaattttgtatataattgttataaaaaaaatatgtgtatataagttTGAAGAACGTGAttttaagtataaataatatttccttgAATATGGACCAGTATACACAATACACAATGCTATTGTACGTTAAAGACACGAACGCTTCGTAAACTCAAGATAAGAgttatttaaagataatatttattaaaatagtttGCATTTAAATACACgcatatgttaatattttttttaaatcgaatttttatcatataaatttgacaaaattataatttatcttataaGGTTATGTGCATTTTAAGATagtgttttgttttctttatcgaagGTACGTGTAGGAATTCTGATTGGTGGTTAAGTGAAGAGCGACCaaagtagagaaaagaaattggtaTTTCCTTGTccgtcatttaaaaaaaaattccagtAACAAAGAAACCGGTAAGAGCTGTGCTCTTTTGTCACAATTAATCTGAAGTATATTGGCGAATACATCGAAGGTATTGTCATTTATTGTTTACATCtaattaacttttaatattaacaataaatagaaGTAATAAGACggaattatttcaattgttaTAGATACATTGATCGTTGTGTTTAAATTGTTCCACATTCTGCCGGAAATGTTGCGTGAGTAATTCTCTTTTGTTAAGAAcaagtatttaaattttatatatataaatgaaattcgttttttttaaattaataatacttaacCAATATACGATAGCtattaaaatgtatgaaactatatagaatatttatttgtggATTGAAATAAGATGACAAACTGTCATTAGAGtgttttttttgtaatcatataaagaatttagttgtaattttttacgtttttattctttgttaaggattttctttattcgtctTTATTAGGTGTCCAGATACTGTTGCTTCTCATCTGCTTTTTAACAGGAGTATTGTCTGAGAATTgcgatgataacaataaagaGCTATGTACATCAAAAAATGATGAGCAACAATCTTTGAAATCTGCAACTTCTATTTATGATTTTCATGCGCTTGATATCCATGGAAATGATGTAGACTTGAATAAATATCGTggttatgtattaataattgttaacgTTGCTAGCAACTGTGGATTAACTGATACCAACTATAAACAACTTGTGCAATTATATGAGAAGTATAACTCTGAAGGATTGAGAATTCTTGCGTTTCCATCTAATCAATTTGGTGGCCAAGAACCAGGAACTTCTCAAGAAATTCTTaacttcgttaaaaaatataatgttactTTTGATATGTTTGAAAAAGTAGATGTCAATGGAAATAATGCTCATCCTCTGTGGAAATGGCTGACTGAGTTGGGTGGAGATAAAGGGGGAACCATTAAATGGAATTTTActaaatttatcattgataaaaaaggCAATGTTGTAGCAAGATTTGCTCCTAATAATGAACCAATAGAAATGGAAcctattttaaacaaatatttgtaaatcttattatatgataaatttatgtttaataatGTGGAATATATAAAGATCAAGATAACATATAATGTGATATAACTTTAtagtttagaatttttttcttttcatgacatatataaatatataataaaacagcATCTTATAgatcttattttaattgtttaaataatgttatttgCTTCCAAAaccttttataatttaataatgtgACTACCTACAACACAAATAAAAGgtggtatttaaaaaaaaatactattctatctaaagataatagtaatgcaagttattataatgaataagtttattttcaagatttcTGACAATGTAAATGCAGACTGTACAAAATAGTCCCGAGTTAAAGAAACTCAGCATGATTATAGActtaaattttaacattaaataaaatacatatattatatttattaataacatttataagtaaatatttttaaacacttTTAAGCATTTAATTTAGAGCATAGCTTATTCACAGTTTcttacaattatatttgaagtttatttattaatttaatatcctaAAGCTGAGTAGAAGTAAAAATGCTTGTAAAAATCTTTGTGTTATAATATCTTCATGGAATATCTTAAAAGTTACATTATCACTTGCTCTATGTACAAGATTTAATACATGACAcatattaaattctatatttaataaatgaagagatttcattatttttatataagactggaatgaaaatatgtgaagtaaatttttaaaatatttttatatatactaacgataatgaacAGTCCCACACGTTCTTGAATAAACGCATATTTTGCGTATGGTATATATACGATCATTTTATATGGACGGATTTTACAAATTGATAAGTATATCaacaaaattgtataaataaatataatctaataaattacAGAATATCAGGCAGTTCCCTTAACATTGCTATTAATTGTAGCCAGTTCGTGTtccatatttttgttttttccattAGTGATGGTCATAACGTCTTCATAAgtctaaaaagaaattaataaagctgaatatttatatcataaagaTTACATTAATCGAGCATTTATAGTTATTTACTCTAATCTTTTACTATTAactaatatgtattttttctattcgaatattctaattaatctttcaaattcattcttccttcacgcttaatttctttttcacgtatataaaattaaagaaatgcaataacaataaattaccCATAGTTTCTTGTTGTAATTCTACCTTGTAGGAAGGATTATCATATGCCGATGTAGTTTTGCGTGGTGATATATCCGCCTTACTGCTCGTTCGTCTTTTCATCAACATCATTAAAAGAATCAATGTAGATAATATTGCGAGTGATGCCACTATGGCTACTATCACTAAAGGACCATAATAATCTCCTTCGTGTAACGGTATCGAAGCCAATTTATCCGCTATAAACAAAGATtgaattttttacatataaattatttacaaatacatatttgCATATTCAAacctatatttaaattataaaagattagtGAATACCTTGTCGAGGCACATTCGTTGGTATTAAAATACCAGGTTTAGTAACAAAATCTTGcacattactttttttaattcttccatTCGTTAAATAAACTTCGATCCACAAACGATACCTTGTCCCTGGTTTAAGATCACTGATAATAGTCTTAGCTGGAGAATCTCTTTTAGCAATTTTAAATGTACTTGTATCTTCTTTACCACTGTCACTTTGATAAATTGCTCGATAAATATTGACATATTTATCTTCAGGATAAGGAACTCCACTCCAAGATATTTCAACATCGGTCGACTTGatagtttttatttcaacTTTTACGTCAAATGAATAAGGATCTGGCTCAGAGGATGTAGTTACatgaatctaaaaaaaaattatatatgtatatacttgaatttttctattaaaaaattaataataaacattttaataatttttatataaaatatgtaatatgcaTTGTATATTACCGTTTTTTCTGCTACAAGTTCAGTAGCTTGTCCAGGAAatggtataaaataaattccaatTTCGTACGTTGTCATCGGTTTAAGATTTTCTATAACATAATTCGTGACAGCTCTATGAATCAATGGCGTTGCTGCATATACTTTCCCATCGTGTTCCTTGTATCGTAATTGAACACCATCGATGAATTGTAACTCGTAATCGGTAAATTTCTTCCACATAATATTTATCCAACTCGAATTTGTTTCCATTATTTGTAATTCCGCATCGATTGGTATTTGTGGTGGTAATGTTGTAATCTCAGCTTGCTTTTCCAAAGTACGTATAGAGTATATTTTACTCGTAGGACTGTTCGTTAAATCTTTTAGCTTCACCGTTATTTTCACTTTGTATTCTGTCGATGGTTTTAAATCATCTAATTCGAATTCCAATTGAGGAGTTGCTATTAAATCACCAGGAGGTGCAAATACTTTAGATTTCCAAGTAGTAGgattaaaatttctaaaaatttatatcaatattataattatagaataattcATGAATATAGTGAAAACTAATTGATAATTTACTTAGAGTCACTCGTGTATCTTAATTCAACTCTTCCATGAAGACCAACTAAAATCGTTGGTACCGTAAATACTAATCGTACTGTACTTTCATCGAGAGCTTCCAGAACTTGTACAGTGACCTCATCAGATGAAGATGATACAGGAAAATTAGGAATACCTCCTGTTAATGGAAAACCTGGTGGCACATTGTGATCTAATCCTGTAatagaaattgtaaaaatgttcAATTTTTCTAAGATCGTTAACGTATATAAGTTTCGAATAATTGATAAGACCTATTCTTCATTATAGAACATGGATGTTTCctaaaatgatcgattttagAAATCAAGATATAGGTAGGTATGAAAACCTATTGTCAtgcgaaataaatgaattttatttattttttttttcttttttcttctttttttttatcagggACGAACCTGACTGGTTTGGCGTTTGTGCTGCGAACGGATGATTCAAGTGCGTGAGTCCTGAATGTGGTATATGAGCATCAATATGAAGCGGTAGAGAAGGTTGCGGACCGGTTGGTATGTTATGAGGTATTGCTGGCTGTCCAGGATAATGTTGGAAAGGTCCTAGATTAGGATCGTGTTGACTAATATGAGCCAACAATTCTTCTATTTGTTGAGGAGTATTAGGAATATCTGGAGTGTGTATATGATAAGTGGTCTGTCCATTTTCACTCTTTTGCGTAAAAATGTGTGGCTTGCCAGTTTTTTTTGCTACAGGTGGTGGGGTTCCAAAATAACTTGTTTGTATTTGATTAGTGGATGGTCGCTTTTGTGTTGCGATTTGTTGATGAAGATTGTAAATACCGGAATGTCCCTGAGGCGGACCATGATCAAGTTGAATTAAGCCAGGATGTTGAATGTTTATAAGATGATAAAGTTCGTCGGGTGCGATCTCTTGTTCGGGATTGCGTTGACCTTGTTTTGGTTTACCCGGTAAAGTAGGTGCCGTCGTTTTGATCTTGTCTAAATCGGAGAAATTATCGTCAATttgagttttcttttttgaattcaTTTGAACTATCACGTTTGGATCGATCGGATCTGATTTTGTTGGTATCGAATCACGGTAAGGTGGTCCTGCCGCGCTGTCATCAAAATGCGAATTAAAACTAGCAGGAGGTATATTCTCTCCGTTATTCGGTACAAATGAGAAACTGGAATCGTCGGATTCCTGATGAGTATTTAACGGTATAAATTGAGGTTGGTCAACGTTGTGACTGCCTTTCTGTAAAAATGGTAATTTACTTGGTTTAATcgtactatgtatatattgattatcCATGCTCGGTTGATTCGGAACGGACATAATTTTATCGGGAAATTTATCGGGATTTAAAGGTCCAGGAAAATGCGTTTTCACTGGTTCGATGGGCTTTTTAGAATCCAACTTAGATTTTGATTTATCTTTGAGCAATAATTTTTCGGTTTGAGAGGACAAATGAAAGACATCGTCGATGATAGGATGAGTAGGATTATAGTCAGGGCTATAAGGTCCATTGTATGGTACGGTAGGATGTCCAGGATCCATAGGATAATGAAAGAGTCCATGAGTAGTGGCAGGGGAAGAGTAAGTATTAGTGTTTTTTGAATCTTCCCGCAAGGAGGAAGTGCCATGTTCCGGTTCCTGGCTGGGCCTGACCATTTCCGACTCGTTATTCGATCTTTTGCTATCGTCAATCAATTTCCGATTGAACGTGTCTGTGGCTAAGGGGCCGGGGAACGTGGGCGTCACGTTCATTCCTGCAATAAGTAAAGTCTATTGTCATAGAAATAGTCAGTAAGCGGTCAGAATTTGTCCAAAGTCCATGCATATTTACAGCCAGATCCAAGTTAcctacatatgtgtatgtacaagCATACCTGCGGCCGTACAAAGCATGCATCTACAGCTTCTTAtgcaaaaatatacaattatcgAATAAGTGTGATCAGAATTTATGGTTTttggaattatttaaattatttaacttatatatgtatatacacacacatatatatatatatatctcctatACCTATACCTACATATAAAAGATTCTTACATATAAGAGATTCTTCATTTTTAGGTGAACGATACATAATTACAATCTTTTTGGTGAGACAAGTTTATGTGTCAATGTCTTCGTGTATGATACGTCATAGTCTTGATGAACACGCGAAACTAGGATGATAATCATTTTTACGGGTTTATATAcatcttttttcgaaataatatactGGACATATCCAGTCAGGTCCGAGCATGGTACAAAGCGTAACCCAATACCAAATACCCAATTAAAGATTCGTTGTTacagaaaacgaaaaaatgatGGAAAAGTTTTTATCCTTACGAATACCGTCACCGTCACATTAATCGAACAAGAAATACGAATAACTATAAAcaatcaattattcttttttttcgttagaaattaattatttgatcgtTCATTCTTCAATCCTCAgtaattttttcaatcattcGTAGAATATTATAAGTCGAATGATATAATCGAATTTCAACTATTAAAGTTCGGAGTCTACCTGTACCCTGTAATGAGGGATGTCCACAGACCCAATGTAAGCAACATTCATCTCCAGGCAGATGCATCAATGCTGCTTGATATGATGGACATTGTAAGGTTACAGGTGGCAAAGCAGGAACCGGTGGACAGGCTGCTTGACAGGACACATTTCCCATTTCACAATAACATCTTTTTTCACATCCAGTTACATTTGATGGTAATTCGCTCCAATTGTCATACGTTACTCCTTCGTAATTGCAAGATCCATTATTTCTACAACGGACTTCCTGAAAAGTAtagaattgataaatatatattttattgttaattattatagaatttattatagaattatttagaaattaataattattattatagaaaaagagaataacgtTGGCAATGTTTACGTGTCGCGTAAACATATGCCTTGCATTTCAAGCTCAAACGATATGTAActcaaaaattgtttatttttcgattgaaTATAGATGTTGTGAAGGACAGTAAAGAGAAATGTTGAATGTGATGGATGGTACAAACATTCGTAATAGGGAGTAATAGAATAGGTACGTAATCGTGAGattctatatagatatatattctaaatatacattctaaatataaaattttaaatattgattatatatatatatatatatagtctatatttaacatatacataatcaaatttaattaaatttaatatatatatacaatgaaaatttaatatacaaattgtGAGGAGTAGTTAAGGAGGCCAAGGTAAACATTTTTTGTCAGACAGCATGGGGTTGATGAAGTCTTGTTATCCCGTTATGCGACCAAGTTGTTAGCGTAGAGCATGAAAATTATCAACTAATATTTGCTCTGACAACTGCAGTTTGTACAGATGGAGTGATTCTAATCATAAGTCAATTGTTAAATTGTCAGTTGTTACACCCATAAATTCGTTAAGTAATTAGTAGTTTCTGTTACTATGAGCAGTATAActgttttatttcgttatcatTCAATATCTGTCCAGTAGTTGTGTTAAATTAACGAAGTATTTTCGATACAATgttgtttgataaaaaatgtttGCCTTGGGCCTCCCTAACCATCCCTCACAGTTTATGTATTGAGTTTTGAAATATCCTCTATAAATTATAGagtattgtgtgtgtgtgtgtgtgtgttgtgttatgtgtgtgtatgtgtgcataaattataatgttcgtattattatcgttatatattcttcttaatttttatttttaactaataaatataataaataaataaatatatatatataatatttattgttttttaccTGAGGACAACACTGAGGTGCCTTGGGAACGAAATTCGCTGGAACGGTTTCCCAATCAAGACAATGGGGATCCAAAACGTCCAATCCAAAATCTGTAGGACACTGTATCGTAACACATTCTGCTTTTCCACCTTCAGCACACATGCAGAAGGAAATACATTCGTCGTACCATTCTGCTCCAAGCTTATACGATTTCCCTCTGTGACTGCATGAGTTTTTATCGAACATTTTCTCCGAAACGTTAGTTTTTATTACTTCCGCAGGCAGAGATATTTGAATAGCTGGACCAGTTCGGCCTGACTCGGTAACTCGAACATAATATGTACGC encodes the following:
- the LOC124957109 gene encoding putative epidermal cell surface receptor isoform X3 gives rise to the protein MRIQKRCFLCTLAGLCLLGLLAFPSSALDIETIATTTTMTTTMTTTMMTTMSTTTATNAAENENISRVEPLETRTKNETFNSKTELLAKEADSKVSIEAKKKSVVDFKSKVEQKYQKLYKEDEAKSSTALVSSSNTTESRSSNRKESTAIPLLFRGEVIAGSTMRILDVTDTSTSTEGTTEETTTEGTKITEEPRINEATSSSRGRALNVSRPEPTNSLHANLTDLSDVSMDEDDKEVEGGEYVVPHNETVLNVSSSLLPSLIQCTDNGRTYSVGEKIVRDCEEKCTCKEGGFIGDCRPLCISPYVRAGRGIHDPLCEEKLVIEEPCCALLVCAADSAPEPEETCLFGNKTISRGQRVVDGCTKICICEAGGNLKCQPRCPPNETTSIASQHDRCVELMDPRDSCCTITLCDVTLGDHEIKAENSTDLSVNLTDVKVLNSTAIKLKLSGKNLETVAIEISDNNHVWRQQKPDKAGIISNLEPARTYYVRVTESGRTGPAIQISLPAEVIKTNVSEKMFDKNSCSHRGKSYKLGAEWYDECISFCMCAEGGKAECVTIQCPTDFGLDVLDPHCLDWETVPANFVPKAPQCCPQEVRCRNNGSCNYEGVTYDNWSELPSNVTGCEKRCYCEMGNVSCQAACPPVPALPPVTLQCPSYQAALMHLPGDECCLHWVCGHPSLQGTGMNVTPTFPGPLATDTFNRKLIDDSKRSNNESEMVRPSQEPEHGTSSLREDSKNTNTYSSPATTHGLFHYPMDPGHPTVPYNGPYSPDYNPTHPIIDDVFHLSSQTEKLLLKDKSKSKLDSKKPIEPVKTHFPGPLNPDKFPDKIMSVPNQPSMDNQYIHSTIKPSKLPFLQKGSHNVDQPQFIPLNTHQESDDSSFSFVPNNGENIPPASFNSHFDDSAAGPPYRDSIPTKSDPIDPNVIVQMNSKKKTQIDDNFSDLDKIKTTAPTLPGKPKQGQRNPEQEIAPDELYHLINIQHPGLIQLDHGPPQGHSGIYNLHQQIATQKRPSTNQIQTSYFGTPPPVAKKTGKPHIFTQKSENGQTTYHIHTPDIPNTPQQIEELLAHISQHDPNLGPFQHYPGQPAIPHNIPTGPQPSLPLHIDAHIPHSGLTHLNHPFAAQTPNQSGLDHNVPPGFPLTGGIPNFPVSSSSDEVTVQVLEALDESTVRLVFTVPTILVGLHGRVELRYTSDSKNFNPTTWKSKVFAPPGDLIATPQLEFELDDLKPSTEYKVKITVKLKDLTNSPTSKIYSIRTLEKQAEITTLPPQIPIDAELQIMETNSSWINIMWKKFTDYELQFIDGVQLRYKEHDGKVYAATPLIHRAVTNYVIENLKPMTTYEIGIYFIPFPGQATELVAEKTIHVTTSSEPDPYSFDVKVEIKTIKSTDVEISWSGVPYPEDKYVNIYRAIYQSDSGKEDTSTFKIAKRDSPAKTIISDLKPGTRYRLWIEVYLTNGRIKKSNVQDFVTKPGILIPTNVPRQADKLASIPLHEGDYYGPLVIVAIVASLAILSTLILLMMLMKRRTSSKADISPRKTTSAYDNPSYKVELQQETMDL
- the LOC124957109 gene encoding putative epidermal cell surface receptor isoform X2, with the translated sequence MRIQKRCFLCTLAGLCLLGLLAFPSSALDIETIATTTTMTTTMTTTMMTTMSTTTATNAAENENISRVEPLETRTKNETFNSKTELLAKEADSKVSIEAKKKSVVDFKSKVEQKYQKLYKEDEAKSSTALVSSSNTTESRSSNRKESTAIPLLFRGEVIAGSTMRILDVTDTSTSTEGTTEETTTEGTKITEEPRINEATSSSRGRALNVSRPEPTNSLHANLTDLSDVSMDEDDKEVEGGEYVVPHNETVLNVSSSLLPSLIQCTDNGRTYSVGEKIVRDCEEKCTCKEGGFIGDCRPLCISPYVRAGRGIHDPLCEEKLVIEEPCCALLVCAADSAPEPEETCLFGNKTISRGQRVVDGCTKICICEAGGNLKCQPRCPPNETTSIASQHDRCVELMDPRDSCCTITLCDVTLGDHEIKAENSTDLSVNLTDVKVLNSTAIKLKLSGKNLETVAIEISDNNHVWRQQKPDKAGIISNLEPARTYYVRVTESGRTGPAIQISLPAEVIKTNVSEKMFDKNSCSHRGKSYKLGAEWYDECISFCMCAEGGKAECVTIQCPTDFGLDVLDPHCLDWETVPANFVPKAPQCCPQEVRCRNNGSCNYEGVTYDNWSELPSNVTGCEKRCYCEMGNVSCQAACPPVPALPPVTLQCPSYQAALMHLPGDECCLHWVCGHPSLQGMNVTPTFPGPLATDTFNRKLIDDSKRSNNESEMVRPSQEPEHGTSSLREDSKNTNTYSSPATTHGLFHYPMDPGHPTVPYNGPYSPDYNPTHPIIDDVFHLSSQTEKLLLKDKSKSKLDSKKPIEPVKTHFPGPLNPDKFPDKIMSVPNQPSMDNQYIHSTIKPSKLPFLQKGSHNVDQPQFIPLNTHQESDDSSFSFVPNNGENIPPASFNSHFDDSAAGPPYRDSIPTKSDPIDPNVIVQMNSKKKTQIDDNFSDLDKIKTTAPTLPGKPKQGQRNPEQEIAPDELYHLINIQHPGLIQLDHGPPQGHSGIYNLHQQIATQKRPSTNQIQTSYFGTPPPVAKKTGKPHIFTQKSENGQTTYHIHTPDIPNTPQQIEELLAHISQHDPNLGPFQHYPGQPAIPHNIPTGPQPSLPLHIDAHIPHSGLTHLNHPFAAQTPNQSGLDHNVPPGFPLTGGIPNFPVSSSSDEVTVQVLEALDESTVRLVFTVPTILVGLHGRVELRYTSDSKNFNPTTWKSKVFAPPGDLIATPQLEFELDDLKPSTEYKVKITVKLKDLTNSPTSKIYSIRTLEKQAEITTLPPQIPIDAELQIMETNSSWINIMWKKFTDYELQFIDGVQLRYKEHDGKVYAATPLIHRAVTNYVIENLKPMTTYEIGIYFIPFPGQATELVAEKTIHVTTSSEPDPYSFDVKVEIKTIKSTDVEISWSGVPYPEDKYVNIYRAIYQSDSGKEDTSTFKIAKRDSPAKTIISDLKPGTRYRLWIEVYLTNGRIKKSNVQDFVTKPGILIPTNVPRQADKLASIPLHEGDYYGPLVIVAIVASLAILSTLILLMMLMKRRTSSKADISPRKTTSAYDNPSYKTYEDVMTITNGKNKNMEHELATINSNVKGTA
- the LOC124957109 gene encoding putative epidermal cell surface receptor isoform X4; this encodes MRIQKRCFLCTLAGLCLLGLLAFPSSALDIETIATTTTMTTTMTTTMMTTMSTTTATNAAENENISRVEPLETRTKNETFNSKTELLAKEADSKVSIEAKKKSVVDFKSKVEQKYQKLYKEDEAKSSTALVSSSNTTESRSSNRKESTAIPLLFRGEVIAGSTMRILDVTDTSTSTEGTTEETTTEGTKITEEPRINEATSSSRGRALNVSRPEPTNSLHANLTDLSDVSMDEDDKEVEGGEYVVPHNETVLNVSSSLLPSLIQCTDNGRTYSVGEKIVRDCEEKCTCKEGGFIGDCRPLCISPYVRAGRGIHDPLCEEKLVIEEPCCALLVCAADSAPEPEETCLFGNKTISRGQRVVDGCTKICICEAGGNLKCQPRCPPNETTSIASQHDRCVELMDPRDSCCTITLCDVTLGDHEIKAENSTDLSVNLTDVKVLNSTAIKLKLSGKNLETVAIEISDNNHVWRQQKPDKAGIISNLEPARTYYVRVTESGRTGPAIQISLPAEVIKTNVSEKMFDKNSCSHRGKSYKLGAEWYDECISFCMCAEGGKAECVTIQCPTDFGLDVLDPHCLDWETVPANFVPKAPQCCPQEVRCRNNGSCNYEGVTYDNWSELPSNVTGCEKRCYCEMGNVSCQAACPPVPALPPVTLQCPSYQAALMHLPGDECCLHWVCGHPSLQGTGMNVTPTFPGPLATDTFNRKLIDDSKRSNNESEMVRPSQEPEHGTSSLREDSKNTNTYSSPATTHGLFHYPMDPGHPTVPYNGPYSPDYNPTHPIIDDVFHLSSQTEKLLLKDKSKSKLDSKKPIEPVKTHFPGPLNPDKFPDKIMSVPNQPSMDNQYIHSTIKPSKLPFLQKGSHNVDQPQFIPLNTHQESDDSSFSFVPNNGENIPPASFNSHFDDSAAGPPYRDSIPTKSDPIDPNVIVQMNSKKKTQIDDNFSDLDKIKTTAPTLPGKPKQGQRNPEQEIAPDELYHLINIQHPGLIQLDHGPPQGHSAKKTGKPHIFTQKSENGQTTYHIHTPDIPNTPQQIEELLAHISQHDPNLGPFQHYPGQPAIPHNIPTGPQPSLPLHIDAHIPHSGLTHLNHPFAAQTPNQSGLDHNVPPGFPLTGGIPNFPVSSSSDEVTVQVLEALDESTVRLVFTVPTILVGLHGRVELRYTSDSKNFNPTTWKSKVFAPPGDLIATPQLEFELDDLKPSTEYKVKITVKLKDLTNSPTSKIYSIRTLEKQAEITTLPPQIPIDAELQIMETNSSWINIMWKKFTDYELQFIDGVQLRYKEHDGKVYAATPLIHRAVTNYVIENLKPMTTYEIGIYFIPFPGQATELVAEKTIHVTTSSEPDPYSFDVKVEIKTIKSTDVEISWSGVPYPEDKYVNIYRAIYQSDSGKEDTSTFKIAKRDSPAKTIISDLKPGTRYRLWIEVYLTNGRIKKSNVQDFVTKPGILIPTNVPRQADKLASIPLHEGDYYGPLVIVAIVASLAILSTLILLMMLMKRRTSSKADISPRKTTSAYDNPSYKTYEDVMTITNGKNKNMEHELATINSNVKGTA
- the LOC124957109 gene encoding putative epidermal cell surface receptor isoform X7, with translation MRIQKRCFLCTLAGLCLLGLLAFPSSALDIETIATTTTMTTTMTTTMMTTMSTTTATNAAENENISRVEPLETRTKNETFNSKTELLAKEADSKVSIEAKKKSVVDFKSKVEQKYQKLYKEDEAKSSTALVSSSNTTESRSSNRKESTAIPLLFRGEVIAGSTMRILDVTDTSTSTEGTTEETTTEGTKITEEPRINEATSSSRGRALNVSRPEPTNSLHANLTDLSDVSMDEDDKEVEGGEYVVPHNETVLNVSSSLLPSLIQCTDNGRTYSVGEKIVRDCEEKCTCKEGGFIGDCRPLCISPYVRAGRGIHDPLCEEKLVIEEPCCALLVCAADSAPEPEETCLFGNKTISRGQRVVDGCTKICICEAGGNLKCQPRCPPNETTSIASQHDRCVELMDPRDSCCTITLCDVTLGDHEIKAENSTDLSVNLTDVKVLNSTAIKLKLSGKNLETVAIEISDNNHVWRQQKPDKAGIISNLEPARTYYVRVTESGRTGPAIQISLPAEVIKTNVSEKMFDKNSCSHRGKSYKLGAEWYDECISFCMCAEGGKAECVTIQCPTDFGLDVLDPHCLDWETVPANFVPKAPQCCPQEVRCRNNGSCNYEGVTYDNWSELPSNVTGCEKRCYCEMGNVSCQAACPPVPALPPVTLQCPSYQAALMHLPGDECCLHWVCGHPSLQGTDKIKTTAPTLPGKPKQGQRNPEQEIAPDELYHLINIQHPGLIQLDHGPPQGHSGIYNLHQQIATQKRPSTNQIQTSYFGTPPPVAKKTGKPHIFTQKSENGQTTYHIHTPDIPNTPQQIEELLAHISQHDPNLGPFQHYPGQPAIPHNIPTGPQPSLPLHIDAHIPHSGLTHLNHPFAAQTPNQSGLDHNVPPGFPLTGGIPNFPVSSSSDEVTVQVLEALDESTVRLVFTVPTILVGLHGRVELRYTSDSKNFNPTTWKSKVFAPPGDLIATPQLEFELDDLKPSTEYKVKITVKLKDLTNSPTSKIYSIRTLEKQAEITTLPPQIPIDAELQIMETNSSWINIMWKKFTDYELQFIDGVQLRYKEHDGKVYAATPLIHRAVTNYVIENLKPMTTYEIGIYFIPFPGQATELVAEKTIHVTTSSEPDPYSFDVKVEIKTIKSTDVEISWSGVPYPEDKYVNIYRAIYQSDSGKEDTSTFKIAKRDSPAKTIISDLKPGTRYRLWIEVYLTNGRIKKSNVQDFVTKPGILIPTNVPRQADKLASIPLHEGDYYGPLVIVAIVASLAILSTLILLMMLMKRRTSSKADISPRKTTSAYDNPSYKTYEDVMTITNGKNKNMEHELATINSNVKGTA